The following are from one region of the bacterium genome:
- a CDS encoding nucleotidyl transferase AbiEii/AbiGii toxin family protein, translating to MDQNEELLARIMNFLAEKFKNQLVLKGGMLLRLWNLPRSTQDLDYVWLSSKSRKVFAQEVKRSLGELEGVDVTGLEINSRGIFLDLIDSAKRRAKIEINVEKSTYLPPKPASTAPLASRHSLPARIVATMDPAEALSHKIAAALERDLIRDLYDLAQMEALTAFDAKTLEARLSRLEISRAKPRKVNRREAASLLREKAAKASPSRIETELAGIIPTDQMAGLDLWIRAAASRIAHRIETLGTS from the coding sequence ATGGACCAAAATGAAGAGCTCCTGGCCAGGATCATGAACTTCCTGGCTGAAAAATTCAAAAATCAGTTGGTGCTCAAGGGCGGAATGCTCCTGCGGCTCTGGAATCTCCCCCGTTCGACTCAGGACTTGGATTACGTCTGGCTAAGCTCGAAAAGCCGAAAAGTTTTCGCCCAAGAGGTCAAACGCTCGTTGGGAGAGTTGGAAGGCGTCGATGTCACCGGCCTAGAAATTAATTCGCGGGGAATATTCCTCGATCTTATCGATTCCGCGAAGCGAAGGGCCAAGATCGAGATCAACGTCGAAAAGTCCACCTATCTGCCGCCCAAGCCGGCCTCCACCGCCCCGTTGGCCAGCCGTCACTCTTTACCGGCCCGCATCGTGGCAACGATGGATCCCGCCGAAGCCCTCTCCCATAAAATCGCGGCCGCCCTGGAAAGGGATTTGATTCGGGATCTCTACGATCTTGCTCAAATGGAAGCCTTGACGGCATTCGACGCGAAAACGCTGGAAGCCCGTTTGTCCCGCCTGGAGATAAGCCGCGCCAAACCAAGGAAGGTCAACCGCCGAGAGGCGGCCAGCTTGCTTCGCGAAAAAGCCGCCAAGGCTTCTCCTTCCCGCATCGAAACCGAGTTGGCGGGTATCATTCCCACGGATCAAATGGCCGGTCTTGACCTTTGGATTCGGGCTGCGGCCTCAAGGATTGCGCATCGGATCGAAACGCTTGGGACGAGTTAA
- a CDS encoding tetratricopeptide repeat protein, which yields MDEIRALFSEGKKAFQQHQYEHAQKIFTKLIQKKPYFADVYNMLGVIAHNAGQFTDATGYFEKALKINPKYTEALLNLAVLYNDLGEYKKARALYAKVQAKSREHKGSKMDPFIRAKLANRHAEVGDIYEGIGFYKEAIEEYRKALHLGPTFLDIRCKMAVCLREMGKHKESIEEFKKVLKSNPKYLYASVQLGVTLYAAGKAKEAVAQWKKTLKADPHHEGAKMYLRLAEQAA from the coding sequence ATGGATGAAATCCGCGCCCTGTTCTCCGAAGGCAAGAAGGCCTTTCAACAGCACCAGTACGAGCACGCCCAGAAGATCTTCACCAAGCTCATCCAGAAGAAGCCCTACTTCGCCGACGTCTACAACATGCTCGGGGTGATCGCCCACAACGCCGGCCAGTTCACCGACGCCACCGGCTATTTCGAAAAAGCGCTCAAGATCAATCCCAAGTACACCGAGGCGCTCTTGAACCTGGCGGTGCTCTACAACGATTTAGGCGAGTACAAGAAAGCCCGGGCCCTTTACGCCAAGGTCCAGGCCAAGAGCCGCGAGCACAAGGGCAGCAAGATGGACCCCTTCATCCGGGCCAAGCTCGCCAATCGCCACGCCGAGGTCGGCGACATCTACGAGGGCATCGGTTTCTACAAGGAAGCGATCGAGGAATACCGCAAGGCCTTGCACCTGGGGCCGACCTTCCTCGACATCCGCTGCAAGATGGCGGTCTGCTTGCGCGAGATGGGCAAGCACAAGGAGTCGATCGAGGAATTCAAAAAGGTGCTGAAGTCCAACCCCAAGTACCTCTACGCCTCGGTCCAGCTCGGCGTGACGCTCTACGCCGCCGGCAAGGCCAAGGAAGCGGTGGCCCAGTGGAAGAAGACGCTGAAGGCCGATCCGCACCATGAGGGGGCGAAGATGTATCTGCGGTTGGCGGAACAAGCGGCATAG
- a CDS encoding outer membrane protein assembly factor BamD: MPKARLLLIILALTLAAGACQKKSFKLTGDETDEQAINKCIELSEKKKYEQAVECLEIFKSRFPDSTYALDAELNIADAYFRKKDWVLAAETYSLYARLHPTSPKLDYAYYRAGLAYEKQLPKSIDRDLTVLNNAEENFATVYRRYPTSPYAEMAKAKYDEIRARGARKDMYVGNFYFKNGQYRAAIPRYLEILQEYPGLGYDEEALYRTTLAFHRLGDEDKARGAAQLMQEKFPDSKKTKKAASKVGLGKAPAPAASQ; encoded by the coding sequence ATGCCAAAGGCCCGCCTTCTATTGATTATCTTGGCTTTGACGCTCGCCGCGGGCGCTTGCCAGAAGAAATCCTTCAAGCTGACCGGCGATGAGACCGACGAGCAAGCCATCAACAAGTGCATCGAGCTCAGCGAGAAAAAGAAATACGAGCAGGCGGTGGAATGTCTCGAGATCTTCAAGAGCCGCTTTCCCGATTCCACTTACGCCCTCGATGCCGAGCTCAACATCGCCGACGCCTATTTCCGCAAGAAGGATTGGGTGCTGGCCGCCGAGACTTACAGCCTCTATGCCCGGCTCCACCCCACCAGCCCGAAGTTGGATTACGCCTACTACCGGGCCGGGCTGGCCTACGAAAAACAGCTTCCCAAGTCGATCGACCGCGACCTCACGGTGCTGAACAACGCCGAGGAGAATTTCGCCACCGTCTACCGGCGCTATCCGACCAGCCCCTACGCCGAGATGGCCAAGGCCAAGTACGACGAGATCCGGGCTCGCGGCGCCCGCAAAGACATGTACGTCGGCAATTTCTATTTCAAGAACGGCCAATATCGGGCCGCGATCCCGCGCTACCTCGAGATACTCCAAGAATATCCCGGCTTGGGCTATGATGAGGAGGCGCTGTACCGCACGACGCTCGCCTTCCACCGGCTGGGCGACGAGGACAAGGCCCGCGGCGCCGCTCAGCTCATGCAGGAGAAATTTCCGGACAGCAAAAAAACGAAGAAAGCGGCCAGCAAGGTGGGGCTGGGCAAAGCGCCGGCGCCGGCCGCCAGCCAGTGA